A part of Amblyraja radiata isolate CabotCenter1 chromosome 23, sAmbRad1.1.pri, whole genome shotgun sequence genomic DNA contains:
- the LOC116986117 gene encoding zinc finger protein 135-like, whose translation SECGKSFTSSSSLLQHNRVHSSERPFTCSDCGKSFKTANHLKRHRRTHTGEKPHICSICGKSFTEFVVLRRHWRVHKGEKPYGCSTCGMSFTWLSALRDHRRVHSSERPFTCSDCGKGFKSSPDLKQHRRLHTGERPYTCSDCGKSFISSSALLKHQRTHTREGERPYTCTQCGKGFTKSSHLLEHQRTHTGERPYTCAQCGKGFSRSSTLLSHQRIHTGERPYTCTECGKGFPRSDSLLSHQRMHTGERPYTCTQCGQGFIHSSSLLSHQRTHTGERPYTCSDCGKGFTRSDSLLCHHRTHTGERPYTCAQCGKGFTQSRNLLVHQRIHTGEHPYTCAQCGKGFTQSYQLLVHQRTHTG comes from the exons tcggagtgcggcaagagcttcaccagctccagcagcctgctgcagcacaaccgcgtgcactccagcgagaggccattcacctgctctgactgcggcaagagcttcaagacggcgaatcACCTAAAGAGACACCGGCGgacgcacacgggcgagaagccccatATTTGCTCcatctgcggcaagagctttaccgAATTTGTTGTGCTACGGCGGCACTGGCGGGTGCACAAGGGCGAGAAGCCATATGGCTGCTCTACCTGCGGAATGAGCTTTACCTGGTTGTCGGCGCTGCGGgatcaccggcgggtgcacagcagtgagcggcccttcacctgctctgactgcggcaaaggcttcaagtcgtcgccgGACCTGAAGCAGCACAGGCggctgcacaccggggagcggccctacacctgcagtgaCTGCGGCAAGAGTTTCATCAGCTCCAGcgccctgctgaagcaccagcgcacccacaccagggAAGg cgagcgcccctacacctgcacccagtgcggcaagggcttcaccaagtcctctcacctgctggagcaccagcgcacccacaccggcgagcgcccctacacctgcgcccagtgcggcaagggcttctcccgctccagcaccctgctgtcccaccagcgcatccacaccggcgagcgcccctacacctgcacagagtgcggcaagggcttccccCGCTCTgacagcctgctgtcccaccagcgcatgcacaccggcgagcgtccctacacctgcacccagtgcggtcaGGGCTTCATccactcctccagcctgctgtcccaccagcgcacccacaccggggagcggccctacacctgcagcgactgcggcaagggcttcacccgctctgacagcctgctgtgccaccatcgcacccacaccggcgagcgcccctacacctgcgcccagtgcggcaagggcttcactcagtccaggaacctgctggttcaccagcgcatccacaccggcgagcacccctatacttgcgcccagtgcggcaaaggcttcacccaATCCTATcagctgctggtgcaccagcgcacccacaccggt